Proteins encoded by one window of Streptomyces sp. ALI-76-A:
- a CDS encoding carbonic anhydrase, whose protein sequence is MTFFVHSHTEPAPSVTSTVMGMTTSASVPAGPEAAMVTGGTVTDRLVEANERYAAAFADPGMDARPVLHVAVVACMDARLDLHAALGLELGDCHTIRNAGGVVTDDVIRSLTISQRKLGTRSVVLIHHTGCGLESITEDFRTELEMEVGQRPAWAVESFRDVDQDVRQSMQRVRTSPFLLHTDDVRGFVFDVKTGLLREIDPA, encoded by the coding sequence ATGACGTTCTTTGTCCACTCTCACACCGAGCCCGCTCCAAGCGTGACCAGTACCGTCATGGGTATGACGACTTCCGCATCGGTCCCCGCAGGTCCCGAAGCCGCCATGGTCACTGGCGGCACCGTCACCGACCGTCTCGTCGAGGCGAACGAGCGCTACGCCGCCGCCTTCGCCGATCCCGGCATGGACGCCCGTCCCGTGCTGCACGTAGCCGTCGTGGCCTGCATGGACGCCCGGCTCGACCTGCACGCCGCGCTCGGCCTGGAACTCGGCGACTGCCACACCATTCGCAACGCGGGCGGAGTCGTCACCGACGACGTGATCCGCTCGCTCACCATCAGCCAGCGCAAGCTGGGCACCCGCAGCGTCGTCCTCATCCATCACACCGGCTGCGGTCTGGAGTCGATCACCGAGGACTTCCGCACCGAACTGGAGATGGAGGTCGGCCAGCGTCCCGCCTGGGCGGTGGAGTCCTTCCGGGACGTCGACCAGGACGTACGGCAGTCGATGCAGCGGGTGCGCACCTCTCCGTTCCTGCTGCACACCGACGACGTACGGGGCTTCGTCTTCGACGTGAAGACGGGCCTGCTGCGGGAGATCGACCCCGCTTGA